A window of Rhodospirillaceae bacterium genomic DNA:
TCTTGGTGGCCATATCAGCAAGACGGAAGGCAACAGCCTGATGCTGTATAATGGGACGCCCCATGCTTTCTCGCTCCTGGGCATAAGTCAAAGAGGCCTGATAGGCCGCTCTGGCGATTCCTAGGGCCTGGGCAGCGATGCCTATTCGTCCACCTTCAAGATTTCCAAGCGCTATTCTATAGCCCTCCCCAGGCTCTCCCAATACCATCTCCGGAGAAACTTCTAGACCATCAAAAGAAAGCTGACAGGTGTCCGAAGCTTTTTGCCCAAGCTTCTTCTCTTTACTTACGACGTTGTAACCCGAAGAACTTGTGGGAGCTAACACCGCTGTAATTCCCTTCTTTCCCGCAGCCGGATCGCTAACACCAAATATCAGAGCAATATCAGCGGTAGCCCCAGACGAGATAAATTGTTTGGCACCATTAACCACATAGCCATTGCCCTTCGGTTCAATGCGGGTCATCAAATTTGAAGCATCGCTACCCGCCTGAGGCTCTGTTAAGCAAAAACAACCCTTCAACTCCCCACTGATGGCCGGACGCAGGTAGTGTTCCTTCTGTCGATCTGATCCAAATTGATCCAGTGGGCCACACACTACAGAGTTTTGCATTCCCACAAGAAGACCCGCTGCTCCATCAGCTGCCGAGATTTCTTCAACGACAATTGCCAGGCAAACATTATCGGTCGCCGCTCCTCCCCATTGCTCCGAAATTGTCATTCCCAGAAAACCCATTTCTCCAAACCTTTGGAAAATATCTTCCGGTATGTGCTCTGCCTCCTCCCATGCCACTACATTGGGAGCAATTTCCTCTTTAGCAAATGCACGAGCAGTTTCCTGTATCATTCGCTGTTCTTCGTTTAAGAGCATATTCTCGCCTGCGCTGAATTCCGTTTGCTGAATTGAATCCTAATAGTTTTAGGTAATGCGATCAGAAAATTTTCGTCAGGGCAATCCTGTTTGAGTAGTTAGTTCACCTGCTGAATAGCGACAGCTGTTGCCTCTCCTCCACCAATGCAAAGAGCCGCTACACCTTTATCAACATTGTATTTTTGCATTGCCGCAACAAGTGTACAAATTATACGAGATCCCGATGAACCAACCGGATGTCCCATCGCGCACGCTCCGCCGTGAACATTAACCTGATCCGCGTTGAGCCCATGTTCTTTCATTGCGGCCATTGTGACCACAGCAAAGGCTTCATTAATCTCGTACAAACCAACATCCCCTGTAGACCACCCTGTTTTCTCAAACAAACTGCCAATAGCTCCGACAGGAGCTGTTGTGAACCAAGCGGGATCCTGACTAAAAGTGCTATGGCCCACAATTTGCGCTAAGGGAGTAATGCCTCTTTTTTCCGCTTCAGACCTCCTCATCAATACCATTGCGCTAGCTCCGTCCGATATAGAACTGGAATTTGCCGGGGTCACCGTACCATTCTTTCTGAAGGCAGGCTTCAAGCCCCTAATTTTCTCAATATTAGCCGAAAATGGCTGCTCATCCTTTTCAACAATTTTATCACCCTTCCGATTACTCACTTTTACAACAGCCATTTCCGCGTCAAAACTTCCATCTTCATTCGCTTTTTTCCCTCGTTCAAGAGAACGGATAGCAAAATCATCCTGGGCTTCCCTGGAAAACTGATATTTCTCCGCGGTGTTCTCTGCAAAATGCCCCATCAACTGCCCCTCAGCATAGGCATCCTCTAGACCATCCAAGAACATATGGTCCTTTACTTCAGCGTGTCCCATTCGGTAGCCCTGCCTAGCTTTTGGAAGAAGGTAGGGAGTATTCGACATGCTCTCAAGGCCACCAACCACGGCTATGTTTGCCGATCCAGCAACAACAAGATCGT
This region includes:
- a CDS encoding acyl-CoA dehydrogenase is translated as MLLNEEQRMIQETARAFAKEEIAPNVVAWEEAEHIPEDIFQRFGEMGFLGMTISEQWGGAATDNVCLAIVVEEISAADGAAGLLVGMQNSVVCGPLDQFGSDRQKEHYLRPAISGELKGCFCLTEPQAGSDASNLMTRIEPKGNGYVVNGAKQFISSGATADIALIFGVSDPAAGKKGITAVLAPTSSSGYNVVSKEKKLGQKASDTCQLSFDGLEVSPEMVLGEPGEGYRIALGNLEGGRIGIAAQALGIARAAYQASLTYAQERESMGRPIIQHQAVAFRLADMATKIEVARQMIWHAASVKDAGQPALKEASMAKLYASEMAEEVCSAAIQIHGGYGYVRGYPVERLWRDVRVCTIYEGTSDVQRLVIGRALAVE
- a CDS encoding acetyl-CoA C-acyltransferase (Catalyzes the synthesis of acetoacetyl coenzyme A from two molecules of acetyl coenzyme A. It can also act as a thiolase, catalyzing the reverse reaction and generating two-carbon units from the four-carbon product of fatty acid oxidation) → MEKDPVVIASIARTPMGSFQGTLSSVTGPDLGSVAIKSSLERANIDPGDISEVIMGCVLPAGQGQAPARQAAINAGIPVAVGATTINKMCGSGMKATMFGHDLVVAGSANIAVVGGLESMSNTPYLLPKARQGYRMGHAEVKDHMFLDGLEDAYAEGQLMGHFAENTAEKYQFSREAQDDFAIRSLERGKKANEDGSFDAEMAVVKVSNRKGDKIVEKDEQPFSANIEKIRGLKPAFRKNGTVTPANSSSISDGASAMVLMRRSEAEKRGITPLAQIVGHSTFSQDPAWFTTAPVGAIGSLFEKTGWSTGDVGLYEINEAFAVVTMAAMKEHGLNADQVNVHGGACAMGHPVGSSGSRIICTLVAAMQKYNVDKGVAALCIGGGEATAVAIQQVN